From Numida meleagris isolate 19003 breed g44 Domestic line chromosome 4, NumMel1.0, whole genome shotgun sequence, the proteins below share one genomic window:
- the ATP6V1B1 gene encoding V-type proton ATPase subunit B, kidney isoform translates to MTPKTPQTPVTPKIPKTSIDPNDPKVPKDAEPLKTPVTSTIQKTSKDPKDPKDPNNPTVPKDPIDPSDPQDPNDPTVPKDPKPDPSDPIDPNDPKDPNDPIDTKDPNDPIDHNDPNDPNDPIDPILSNGPIDPIDPSDPNGPIDPIDPIVPNDPVDSKDPIDPNDPSDLTVLKDPNVNKDPNDPIDPIDPNGPIDAIDPNDPIDPNDPNDPKDPSRTYPAEMIQTGIAPIDVMNSIARGQKIPIFSAAGLPHNELAAQICRQAGLVKKSKDVMDFHEDNFAIVFAAMGVNMETARFFKSDFEENGAMGNVCLFLNLANDPTVPMSPHPRIPMSSCPHVPTSPCLHVLVSLCPHIPVSPCPHAHVPMSPAPQVSAAREEVPGRRGFPGYMYTDLATIYERAGRVEGRGGSITQIPILTMPNDDITHPIPDLTGFITEGQIYVDRQLHNRQIYPPINVLPSLSRLMKSAIGEGMTRRDHGDLSNQLVRCYYGMAPREGIMGCVWDVYGMCMGCVWDAYGMSMGCLGMTMGYQWDINGISVGCLWDACGMCMGCVWDVYEICKG, encoded by the exons ATGACCCCAAAGACACCACAGACTCCAGTGACCCCAAAGATCCCCAAGACTTCCATAGACCCCAATGACCCCAAAGTGCCCAAAGACGCTGAACCCCTAAAGACCCCAGTGACCTCAACAATCCAAAAGACCTCCAAGGACCCCAAAGACCCCAAAGACCCCAATAACCCCACAGTGCCCAAAGACCCCATAGACCCCAGTGACCCCCAAGACCCCAATGACCCCACAGTGCCCAAAGACCCCAAACCC GACCCCAGTGACCCCATAGATCCCAATGACCCCAAAGACCCCAATGACCCTATAGACACCAAAGACCCCAATGACCCCATAGACCACAATGACCCCAATGACCCCAACGACCCCATAGACCCTATACTCTCCAATGGCCCCATAGACCCCATAGACCCCAGTGACCCCAATGGCCCTATAGACCCCATAGACCCCATAGTCCCCAATGACCCCGTAGACTCCAAAGACCCCATAGACCCCAATGACCCCAGTgacctcactgtgctcaaagACCCCAATGTGAATAAAGACCCCAATGACCCAATAGACCCCATAGACCCCAATGGCCCTATAGACGCCATAGACCCCAATGACCCAATAGACCCCAATGACCCCAATGACCCCAAAGACCCCA GCCGCACGTACCCGGCCGAGATGATCCAGACCGGCATTGCGCCCATCGACGTCATGAACAGCATCGCCCGCGGGCAGAAAATCCCCATCTTCTCGGCCGCCGGCCTGCCCCACAACGAG CTGGCGGCGCAGATCTGCCGGCAGGCCGGCCTGGTGAAGAAGTCCAAAGATGTGATGGACTTCCACGAGGACAACTTCGCCATCGTCTTCGCCGCCATGGGG GTGAACATGGAGACGGCGCGCTTCTTCAAGTCGGACTTCGAGGAGAACGGCGCCATGGGGAACGTCTGCCTCTTCCTCAACCTCGCCAACGACCCCAC tgtccccatgtccccacatccccgtATCCCTATGTCttcatgtccccatgtccctacaTCCCCATGTCTTCATGTCCTTGTGTCTCTGTGTCCCCAtatccccgtgtccccgtgtccccatgcccatgtccccatgtcccctgccCCACAGGTGTCGGCTGCCAGGGAGGAGGTTCCTGGGCGCCGTGGCTTCCCGGGGTACATGTACACGGACCTGGCCACCATCTACGAGCGCGCGGGGCGCGTGGAGGGCCGCGGCGGCTCCATCACACAGAtccccatcctcaccatgcccaaCGACG ACATCACTCACCCCATCCCGGATCTCACCGGGTTCATCACGGAGGGGCAGATCTACGTGGACCGGCAGCTGCACAACCGCCAG ATCTACCCCCCCATCAACGTGCTGCCCTCGCTCTCCCGCCTGATGAAGTCGGCCATTGGGGAAGGCATGACGCGGCGCGACCACGGCGACCTGTCCAACCAGCTGGTGCGCTGCTATTATGGGATGGCGCCGCGGGAGGGTATTATGGGATGTGTATGGGATGTGTATGGGATGTGTATGGGATGTGTATGGGATGCCTATGGGATGTCTATGGGTTGTCTAGGGATGACTATGGGATATCAATGGGATATCAATGGGATATCAGTGGGATGTCTATGGGATGCCTGTGGGATGTGTATGGGATGTGTATGGGATGTCTATGAGATATGTAAGGGATGA